In the Clostridium beijerinckii genome, one interval contains:
- a CDS encoding PAS domain-containing sensor histidine kinase — MNLDIDLDNFEIKRELLIKVDTNGVIKSISKNCYRILGFMQNEILNTNIDKFLGYKFNDLLSRESFETLVLKKDGNQLLFEVVSKPVLDDGSKIVGAYLSLIDISKYLHIEERYNQLIKTCEKTQDIFFAFQILPEFKFIYLTSSIEEILGYDLEIHYTNANLPFEIIHPDDLHIQKSKIDKNSDFSKAFCARFKHKDGHYVWIEDFLVPTYNENGDLVSVSGFSRDITERKKLEKMLEEQNKLLEMDVTAEIKANKIMENTLKKQEELLVNISHELKTPLNVISATAQLLEMYYMDDSIINKKDIFIKYFKSIKLNTYRLSKLINNIVDSSKIEAGFFQLNLVNVNIVNVVEEIVMSVTSFVKIKGLNIIFDTDTEEKIIACDPEKIERIMLNLISNATKFSNDNGEIFVKVKDMNEWVEISVKDNGIGIEEKKLDIIFDRFEQADKSLSRNAEGTGIGLSLVKSIALLHGGSINVESEYRKGSKFTVTLPAGAVAKENMIYDRNIKNKDERIRIEFSDVYF; from the coding sequence ATGAACTTAGATATTGATTTAGACAATTTTGAAATAAAGAGAGAGTTACTTATTAAAGTGGATACAAATGGAGTAATTAAATCTATTTCTAAAAACTGTTATAGGATTTTAGGATTTATGCAAAATGAAATTCTAAATACTAATATTGATAAATTTTTAGGTTATAAATTTAATGATTTATTATCACGTGAAAGTTTTGAGACTTTAGTTTTAAAAAAAGATGGTAATCAGTTACTTTTTGAGGTTGTCTCTAAACCTGTTCTTGATGATGGTTCTAAAATAGTTGGAGCATACCTATCTCTTATAGATATAAGCAAATATCTTCACATTGAAGAGAGGTATAATCAGCTAATCAAAACGTGTGAAAAAACTCAGGACATTTTTTTTGCATTTCAAATTTTACCTGAGTTCAAATTTATATATCTTACTTCTTCAATTGAAGAGATTTTAGGATATGATCTAGAAATACATTATACTAATGCCAATTTGCCATTTGAAATTATTCATCCTGATGATCTTCATATACAAAAATCTAAAATAGATAAAAACTCGGATTTTTCCAAAGCTTTTTGTGCAAGATTTAAACATAAAGATGGACATTATGTCTGGATAGAGGATTTTTTAGTTCCTACATATAATGAAAATGGGGATTTGGTATCTGTATCAGGATTTAGCAGGGATATTACAGAAAGAAAAAAATTAGAAAAAATGCTAGAAGAACAAAATAAATTATTGGAAATGGATGTTACTGCTGAAATAAAGGCGAATAAAATCATGGAAAATACATTAAAAAAGCAGGAAGAGTTATTAGTTAATATATCTCACGAACTTAAAACTCCATTAAACGTAATTTCGGCAACGGCTCAGTTATTAGAAATGTATTATATGGATGATTCAATAATAAATAAAAAGGATATATTTATTAAATATTTTAAATCAATAAAGCTAAATACCTATAGGTTATCAAAGCTTATTAACAATATAGTGGACTCATCAAAAATAGAAGCAGGATTTTTTCAACTTAACCTAGTAAATGTGAATATAGTTAATGTCGTAGAAGAAATAGTTATGTCAGTAACAAGTTTTGTTAAAATTAAAGGCTTAAATATTATTTTTGACACGGATACGGAAGAGAAAATTATTGCGTGTGATCCAGAAAAAATCGAGAGAATAATGCTAAACCTTATTTCTAATGCTACAAAATTTTCAAATGATAATGGTGAAATATTTGTAAAGGTTAAGGATATGAATGAATGGGTTGAAATATCAGTAAAGGATAATGGGATTGGTATTGAAGAGAAAAAATTGGATATTATATTTGATAGATTTGAACAAGCGGATAAATCTTTGTCTAGAAATGCGGAAGGTACTGGTATTGGATTGAGTCTAGTGAAATCTATTGCTCTATTGCATGGTGGCAGTATAAATGTTGAAAGTGAATATAGAAAAGGGAGTAAGTTTACTGTGACCCTTCCAGCTGGAGCAGTAGCTAAGGAAAATATGATATATGATAGAAATATTAAAAATAAGGATGAACGTATAAGAATAGAATTTTCAGATGTTTATTTTTAA